The region AACGGGTGTTCGGAGACCGCGAGAATTAcgcttctctcccatgttgatGTCTGCACGATCATATTGCACATTacgtgcgactgtcactagggggcgaaatgTCGTGTTGTATGTTAGCGTGGATCGTGGTGTATTAGCTTAGTGTGTTGTATGTTAGCGTGGATCGTGGTGTATTAGCTTAGTGTGTTGTATGTTAGCGTGGATCGTGGTGTATTAGCTTAGTGTGTTGTATGTTAGCGTGGATCGTGGTGTATTAGCTTAGTGTGTTGTATGTTAGCGTGGATCGTGGTGTATTAGCTTAGTGTGTTGTATGTTAGCGTGGATCGTGGTGTATTAGCTTAGTGTGTTGTACTATATGTTAGTGTGGATCGTGGTGTATTAGCTTAGTGTGTTGTATGTTAGCGTGGATCGTGGTGTATTAGCTTAGTGTGTTGTACTATATGTTAGTGTGGATCGTGGTGTATTAGCTTAGTGTGTTGTATGTTAGCATGGAGTGTGGTGTATTAGCTTGGTGTGTTGTATTTTAGCATGGAGTGTGGTATATTAGCTTAGTGTGTTGTATGTTAGCATGGAGTGTGGTGTATTAGCTTAGTGTGTTGTATGTTAGCGTGGATCGTGGTGTATTAGCTTAGTGTGTTGTATGTTAGCATGGAGTGTGGTGTATTAGCTTGGTGTGTTATATGTTAGCGTGGATCATTTTGTGTTGTATGCTAGTGCAGTATTTTTGAGTGTTGTTAGATAGCTCAGACTGTAGTCACTGCAACGGTTCCAGTGCAGAGTCATAAAGTAACAATGCCTAGAGACCAGAGAGGAATAAAGAAAGAACTAAAAggaatatctatatatatttccCTTCTACCCTCTAAACTGTACACCAGTAAACACACTTTACTAACTGGATCAGTGAAAGTGCTTTTGATTTCCATTTAATTTTTGGAATACGATATGATGACATTGTTGCAGTGGAACACTGGGGGTTGTGGGTTATGGTGAACATCATCTTACTATGACGATCTGCTTTCAGCTTGTGACTGTGACCAAGAAAATTATTCATATGTAACCtctatgtctttctctctctaatgcAGAGGTGTCCCCAGTATTGGCGGGATTTCTTGGTGCAGGGGTTTTGGTCGTCACGGTGACGGTGGCCATCTTCCTATGGACTTGCTGTCAGCGTCAGTATCGCAGGATGACGTTTAAGTTGAGCAACGGCCCGTTTGATTCGCCCACTGACCCGCCGTTAAAGTTCATCCACATGCTTAAGGGCATCAGCATCTACCCTGAAACCCTCAGCAACGCCAACAAGATCATAAGAGTAGGCCGGAGGTCATCGTCATGGCAACGGAATCACGACTCTGACATTGAGGGTCATGCGCATTTGCAGATGAACCACCTGGTACCACCAAAGCTGGAGCGAGCGCTGCCAATCCGGGCAAATTACTGCTGCTCTGAAAGCAGCGGCTGCGACTCGGCAAGTAAGACCCCGACTCCGTTCATCCTCGAGTCGCCCTCGTTAGGCACCCTAGACCTCGCCATTGACTACAACTTTCCCAAAAAGGCATTGGTGGTGACAATTGTAGGTGCGCGAGGTCTCCCGGCTGTTAACGAGCAGACGGGAAGCTCAGATCCATACGTGAAGATGAGCATCCTGCCTGAGAAGAAACACCATGTAAAGACCCGTGTGATGAGGAAGACCCTGGAGCCGTCGTTTGACGAGACGTTCACCTTCTACGGTGTTTCCTTCAGCGCACTGGCTGACCTTACACTGCACTTCCTGGTGCTGAGCTTCGACCGATTTGCCCGCGATGACGTGATCGGAGAGGCGTTGGTGTCGCTGTCGGGTGTCGAGCTTAGCGCAGGGAAAGTACACATCAGCCAGCAGATCACCAAGAGGAACGTACAGGTGAGACGGATCACAGAGACgccattttgttcttttgtatactgtgtatgtggAAGGACGACAATAAAGCTTGAGTAGAAATTTGGTAGTTTCTGTATTGCACGTTTTGTAGTTtagatttgtttagtttagtgttAGTTTATTGATAAAGGTTATATTGGAATGTTTCCCTTTATGTCGGGAAGTTGTATTTAAAATTTCAGTGCTATAGTGTAGCTTTGATGCTTTAgtttgtacagaaacatttgtaGTTTGCATTGAAACATTGTAGTTTAATTTGTTATGGTTAGAGTTTGGCTTGAAATTCTAGTTGTTGTGTATTGAAGGTACATTGTTCTTGTCTTACAAACCTTTTTATGTTGACCTGTGTATATTATTGTCTAGTCAAGGTTGCAGTTTATATTTTAGTGTTGTAACATATATTGTGATGTTTTGAGTTAGCCTGGAATGTtgtagtttatattttattgctgtagttTATATTGTAATGTTTTGAGTTAGCGTGtaatgttgtattttatatttttgttatttatattgttatgtTTTAAATTAGTGTGgaatagggctgggcgatatggctgaaaactgtatcacgatatcagtatTTCATATCTGTCGATAttgataattattgaacttttttatgacccatttaaaataaggaccaggagaaaaatatattacatttaaacatttttattttaaacttaaccatCCTCTGATcttaatcccctcagttattaagacagaaatgtcaacaagcaggaaaactcaaataattataatgtaaacataagtctaaagtcacaatgaacacttaacaattatctcttaacatttaaggtgcaaaatgaaagaaacgcttaataaagtgtaataaaatagtgcaaagtgttaaatataaacatagagaaacctgagaatttagtcttgcataatttgcagacaACATTGGTgtgactacggtcagacttataatatccaaaaaaactgccatactggcgaggtgacttttcctcttttatttctgcttatcagtcgccggttactgaagaggaatccagcagaccagcacgaaacaacgatatggcgcaaccaaacatgatactgttacatgattggctgttagcgtgtcactccccacgttgctaggttaccagagagtgcctttgttaatgcaaccaaacttgcttcgcaacctctgttttcttccgacgtagaataaaaaatatcgaacgttttatcgaacacattttttattgatatcgatcacgtgtctgtcgcgatacatatcgtaaTCGTTTTATCGCTCAGCCCTAGCGTGGAATGTTGTAGTTTATATTTTAGTGCTGTAGTTTTATATTGTGatattctgtttttgtttgcactttatTCCAGAAAGTCTCAGGgtttgatgtttattttgtcAAGTTTAGATCATCGCAGATatggtttattttatatgttttatttcacagtgTTGTAGTTTGACCTGGACATGTATAGGATTTTTTCCCCTAAAGAATTGCATCGTATTTTGTTTTAGACTGGAGGTTGCAGTTTATTTTGAAGAGTCGAAGAGTAGATTAGCTTGGACTTCTGTTGATTTGGAGTATTGTTTAGATGTACAGTAGTGCTTTAAAGGGCAATAGTGAGGCAGCTAGTGGGTGAAACAAGGGAAGGAAtgtaaaagacagagagaaaatctttgttagaaatgtttagtttaaaagattaacaacaacaaaataaaaacattagggAACATTAATGTCCTGTATTGAAGGTACATTGTCTTACAATCAAAAAGCTATTATCCTTTTTAAGTTGTCCTGTGTATATTATTGTCATGGATATGAGTGGAAGTGAACAGAATGGTGATGGACTTCATCTGTCAGTCAGGCATCATGACGATGCAGGATGAGCTAATGGTGGAAAGAAGTCTCTGTTTTAAAATAGCGCATGATGGACGTGAGGGAAAGAAAGCAGGACAGAAAGAACTGAGACAGAGATCATTATGGATTTTTCCAAACTGTTAGTGCCATGTTAAGGATCGTTATAATAAATGCTGGCgtaattaaatattcatgatgAGACTTTATCCATTATGTTTACAATCTTTCTGTTGAGTTCAGTTAATATCATCATGTCATTATGATGCTGTAATCATGCTGTAAATTGTTATatttgttactgtttttttaaacacacccaTCAGAGCGAAGGCTGGCCTGAGAGTATTCTTATGTGTATCTGCTCATACACAGCAGTGAGATAGAGCTGTGTAACTGATGAGAGTGTGTATCGATCGAGGTTCATTTAAGCTACATTACTGTAacgagagggagtgtgtgtgtccataaaGGTGTGTATTATCTCTGGATTTAGAGGACATCTGATAGCCGGAACCCGGTACTTAAATCGGTAGATattactttaacacacacacactgtctctctctctctctctctctctctctctctctctcacacacacacataaacatacacacacacacacactgtctctctctctctctctctctctctctctcacacacacacacaaacacacacacacactgtctctctctctctctctctctctctctcacacacacacaaacacacacacacacacacacacagtctctctctctctctctcacacacacacacacacacacacacacacacacacacacacactgtctctctctcacacatacacacacagtctctctatctctctcacacacacacacacacacagtctctctctctcacacacatacacgcacacccatacacacacacacactgtctctctcacacacacacacagtctctctatctctctctctctctctctctctctctcacacacacacaaacatacacacacacacactgtctctctctctctctctctctctcacacacacaaacacacacacacactgtctctctctctctctctctctctctctctctctctctctcacacacacacaaacacacacacacacacacacacagtctctctctctctcacacacacacacacacacacacacactgtctctctctcacacatacacacacagtctctctatctctctcacacacacacacacacacacacagtctctctctctcacacacatacacgcacacccatacacacacacactgtctctctcacacacacacacagtctctctatctctctctcacacacacacacacactctctctctctctcacacacacacacagtctctctctctctcacacacacacacacacacacacactgtctctctctctcacacatacacacagtctctctatctcacacacacacacacacacacacacacacagtctctctctctctcacacacatacacgcacacacatacacacacacactgtctctctcacacacacacacacagtctctctatctctctctcacacacacacacactgtctctctctctcacacacacacatacacacacacacacactgtctctctctctcacacacacacagtctctctctcacacacacacacacacacacacacacacacacacacacacacacacacaaagcagtggTATTGCTATTCCTACTGTCACTGTCAGACATCTTGCCACACAGATTTTTGCTTCGTCTTGCGTAACGAGCAATCAGTGCCAGAGGTTTTATCTGTCACCCAAGAGCATCATGGGAGATTAGCTGTCTTCTTCAGAAAGAAGCATTGCATTATGGAGGATGTAGTCAGTAATCCTATCATCTGGTGTGACGGGTTGTTCAGGAACTGAGGACCACAAAGGGCTTTTATTCTCAGGCATGTAAGGTCATGAATCagctgtacaaacacacacacacacacacacacacagagatgggTTCAGATGGGCTTAGGCTAAAGCAACACAGATCAAATGACCACGGACCGAGACCATGTGAGGAGAATTGTACCT is a window of Tachysurus vachellii isolate PV-2020 chromosome 3, HZAU_Pvac_v1, whole genome shotgun sequence DNA encoding:
- the syt11a gene encoding synaptotagmin-11a gives rise to the protein MAEMESLSPTYEVSPVLAGFLGAGVLVVTVTVAIFLWTCCQRQYRRMTFKLSNGPFDSPTDPPLKFIHMLKGISIYPETLSNANKIIRVGRRSSSWQRNHDSDIEGHAHLQMNHLVPPKLERALPIRANYCCSESSGCDSASKTPTPFILESPSLGTLDLAIDYNFPKKALVVTIVGARGLPAVNEQTGSSDPYVKMSILPEKKHHVKTRVMRKTLEPSFDETFTFYGVSFSALADLTLHFLVLSFDRFARDDVIGEALVSLSGVELSAGKVHISQQITKRNVQCGRRGELLVSLSYHPATHRLNVVVLKAKHLPTMDITSLPGNPYVKVNVFYGRRRIAKKKTHVKKCTLEPVFNESFVYDVPTELMADISVEFLLIDFDRTTKNAVMGRLVLGGQSPTPSGVTHWREVCDNPRRQIAKWHNLSEF